From candidate division WOR-3 bacterium, a single genomic window includes:
- a CDS encoding deoxyhypusine synthase translates to MSGRRIMPAGITGREKLPGLMDRTFLAYNAARLRQGCELYTEKMLAPDTVVGMSLAGALTPAGLGCSAVVPLIKAGFVDWIVATGANMYHDLHFAFNLPLHVGSHVVDDTDLRRNDVVRIYDVFLGYTDCLMATDKILRSIIVQPEFQREMGTAEFYHLLGRYAAEWERKTGNKDVSVLAAAYRAGVPIHTSSPGDSTIGMNIAGLELKGLKLRINPSIDVNETTSYVLHAKRSGGKSAVLLIGGGSPKNFMLQTEPQIQEVLMIKELGQDYFFQVTDARPDTGGLSGATPHEAVSWGKVDPEKLPDALVCYTDVTIALPMLTHYALATHPRRKLRRLYDKRARLVEDLTREFFAHSHF, encoded by the coding sequence ATGAGCGGCCGGCGCATCATGCCCGCGGGCATAACCGGCAGAGAGAAGCTGCCCGGCCTGATGGACCGTACGTTCCTCGCCTACAACGCGGCGCGGCTGCGCCAGGGCTGCGAGCTGTACACGGAGAAGATGCTCGCTCCGGACACGGTTGTCGGAATGAGCCTGGCCGGCGCGCTCACCCCGGCCGGCCTCGGCTGCTCCGCCGTGGTCCCGCTCATCAAGGCCGGGTTCGTTGACTGGATCGTGGCCACCGGTGCCAACATGTACCACGACCTCCACTTCGCGTTCAACCTGCCGCTCCACGTCGGCTCGCACGTCGTGGACGACACCGACCTCCGTCGCAACGACGTGGTCCGCATCTACGATGTGTTCCTCGGCTACACCGATTGCCTGATGGCCACGGACAAGATCCTGCGTTCGATCATCGTCCAGCCCGAGTTCCAGAGAGAGATGGGCACGGCCGAGTTCTACCATCTACTCGGGCGGTATGCGGCTGAATGGGAACGGAAGACCGGCAACAAGGACGTCTCTGTTCTGGCCGCGGCCTATCGCGCGGGTGTGCCCATCCACACCAGCTCGCCCGGCGACTCCACCATCGGCATGAACATCGCGGGTCTCGAACTGAAGGGGCTGAAGCTGCGCATCAACCCGTCAATCGACGTGAACGAGACAACGTCCTACGTACTCCATGCGAAGCGGTCGGGCGGCAAGTCCGCGGTCCTGCTCATCGGCGGGGGCAGCCCCAAGAACTTCATGCTCCAGACCGAACCGCAGATCCAGGAAGTGCTGATGATAAAGGAACTGGGGCAGGACTACTTCTTCCAGGTAACCGACGCCCGACCCGATACCGGCGGGCTGTCCGGGGCGACTCCGCACGAGGCCGTGTCGTGGGGCAAGGTTGACCCGGAGAAGCTGCCCGATGCGCTGGTCTGCTACACGGACGTGACGATCGCGCTACCGATGCTGACGCACTACGCGCTGGCCACTCACCCGCGACGCAAGCTGCGTCGCCTCTACGACAAACGTGCCCGGTTGGTGGAGGATCTCACACGCGAGTTCTTCGCGCACTCGCACTTCTGA
- a CDS encoding ABC transporter ATP-binding protein: MKDEVKMTKVEGKAQKGSLKIVFDFWRQRPGWSIALLLGTIVVTAITMAFPYLLRMIVDGIKRGISQPQLVQYVLYLVGFGFLRVVGEVLLPFSRGRINELYQWKVRSEVFRRVLDMGHTFSAKYPTGDVMERLDHDMGELSWFACSGLFRFAAAGFTVIFALVIMVRMNPLMTLVTVLPIGLGVLVWARLGPKVYSWFMKWRAKISEINNQLESAFTGIRLVKSYGMEDKLGRRFRSTLDERIGVAMGEARTEAKIGIMYMAIAEVATLVVLWIGGVQVVNKSLTLGEFVAFNAYILMLVGPMFDIGNLFVSGRRAQGAAERIESLKLHPPEIASPPDAKQPVAGELRLNRATFTYGTRPVLDEAEMVFAPGRKVGIAGTVGSGKSTVFRLLFRSADPQQGSVTLSGQDIRQLDLDAYRKLFGYAPQEATLFSDTVRGNIAFGREDTSEEQLQAVVAAAELAGEVAGFPKGLDEVLGERGTRLSGGQKERVAIARALVGRPPVMVFDDATSALDAETEKELVNRMMNQLPGVTVIIVSHRLSVLSVCDWVYVLDAGKVKEQGTHDDLLANQGLYWKLYQRQLISEELERL, translated from the coding sequence ATGAAGGATGAAGTCAAAATGACGAAGGTCGAAGGCAAGGCCCAGAAGGGCAGCCTGAAGATAGTATTCGACTTCTGGCGTCAGCGACCGGGCTGGTCGATTGCCCTGCTTCTCGGCACCATCGTGGTCACCGCGATAACGATGGCCTTCCCCTACCTGTTGCGGATGATAGTCGATGGCATCAAACGCGGGATATCGCAGCCGCAGCTGGTCCAGTACGTGCTCTACCTCGTGGGCTTCGGGTTCCTGCGGGTCGTCGGCGAGGTGCTGCTGCCATTCTCGCGCGGCCGTATCAACGAGCTCTACCAGTGGAAGGTGAGAAGCGAGGTCTTCCGGCGCGTGCTCGACATGGGGCACACGTTCAGTGCCAAGTACCCGACCGGGGACGTGATGGAGCGACTCGACCACGATATGGGCGAGCTCTCGTGGTTTGCCTGTTCCGGCCTGTTCCGGTTCGCAGCGGCCGGGTTCACCGTTATCTTCGCGCTGGTCATCATGGTCAGGATGAACCCTCTCATGACGCTTGTCACAGTCCTGCCGATCGGGCTGGGCGTGCTGGTCTGGGCCAGGCTCGGTCCCAAGGTGTATTCCTGGTTCATGAAGTGGCGGGCGAAGATATCAGAGATCAACAACCAGCTTGAGTCCGCGTTCACCGGCATCCGGCTGGTGAAGTCATACGGCATGGAGGACAAGCTCGGGCGCAGGTTCCGCAGCACGCTGGACGAGCGCATCGGCGTGGCCATGGGTGAGGCGCGGACCGAGGCGAAGATCGGCATCATGTACATGGCGATTGCCGAGGTCGCCACGCTCGTGGTGCTCTGGATCGGCGGTGTGCAGGTCGTGAATAAGAGCCTGACGCTGGGGGAGTTCGTCGCCTTCAACGCCTACATACTGATGCTCGTAGGACCGATGTTTGATATCGGCAACCTCTTCGTTTCCGGACGCCGGGCCCAGGGCGCGGCCGAACGCATCGAGTCACTCAAACTGCACCCGCCGGAAATCGCATCTCCTCCGGATGCGAAACAGCCGGTTGCCGGCGAGTTGCGGCTGAATCGTGCGACCTTCACGTACGGAACCAGACCCGTACTCGATGAGGCGGAGATGGTCTTTGCTCCCGGGCGCAAGGTCGGCATCGCCGGCACTGTCGGCTCGGGCAAGAGCACGGTCTTCCGTCTCCTGTTCCGCAGCGCCGATCCCCAGCAGGGCAGCGTGACGCTTTCAGGACAGGACATCAGGCAGCTGGACCTCGACGCGTACCGAAAGCTGTTCGGCTACGCACCGCAGGAGGCGACGCTGTTCTCCGATACGGTGCGCGGCAATATTGCCTTCGGTCGCGAGGACACAAGCGAAGAACAGCTGCAGGCCGTCGTGGCTGCGGCGGAGCTTGCCGGTGAGGTGGCCGGATTCCCCAAGGGTCTCGATGAGGTGCTGGGCGAGCGCGGGACGCGTCTTTCCGGCGGCCAGAAAGAACGAGTGGCGATTGCGCGCGCCCTGGTCGGTCGCCCGCCGGTCATGGTCTTTGATGACGCTACTTCCGCGCTCGACGCCGAGACCGAGAAGGAACTGGTGAACCGGATGATGAACCAGTTGCCGGGCGTTACCGTCATCATCGTGTCGCACCGGCTTTCAGTGCTGAGCGTCTGCGACTGGGTGTACGTTCTGGATGCGGGCAAGGTGAAAGAACAGGGAACGCACGACGATCTGCTGGCGAACCAGGGGCTCTACTGGAAGCTGTATCAGCGACAACTGATCAGCGAAGAGCTGGAAAGGCTATAG